From a region of the Terriglobales bacterium genome:
- a CDS encoding SDR family NAD(P)-dependent oxidoreductase encodes MSNEEPLAEQVTIVTGGGRGIGAAIARRLASMGAIAVICGRSRAPLEATAAAIHAAGGRALALECDVTQLASVEALARRVEAEFGRADILVNNAGVGGFGQALHEVSPEEWDRILSTNLRGVYLAIRAFAPAMIRARRGHIINISSLAAKNPLPNGAAYAASKWGLNGLSVSVAEELRGYGIRVALICPGSTHTELGPHRGKDPAKLLQPEDIAHVVAMLVTQAPQAFASEVHIRPTHKP; translated from the coding sequence ATGAGCAACGAGGAGCCCCTCGCCGAGCAGGTTACCATCGTAACCGGAGGCGGCCGCGGCATCGGCGCGGCTATCGCACGCCGTTTGGCCTCGATGGGTGCGATTGCTGTGATTTGTGGCAGGTCGCGCGCCCCCCTGGAGGCCACCGCGGCGGCCATCCACGCAGCCGGTGGCCGTGCCCTCGCGCTCGAATGCGATGTGACCCAACTGGCGTCGGTGGAGGCCCTGGCCCGCCGAGTCGAGGCCGAGTTCGGCCGCGCGGACATCCTGGTGAACAACGCCGGCGTCGGCGGCTTCGGTCAGGCACTCCACGAGGTGAGCCCGGAGGAGTGGGACCGCATCCTGTCTACGAACCTGCGCGGCGTGTACCTCGCGATCCGTGCTTTCGCGCCGGCCATGATTCGCGCCCGCCGCGGCCACATCATCAACATCTCCTCGTTGGCGGCCAAGAACCCGCTGCCCAACGGCGCCGCGTATGCCGCTTCCAAATGGGGCCTGAACGGACTCAGCGTCTCCGTGGCAGAAGAGCTGCGTGGCTACGGCATCCGGGTGGCGCTGATCTGTCCCGGCTCGACCCACACCGAACTCGGGCCGCACCGGGGCAAGGACCCGGCCAAGCTGCTGCAGCCTGAGGACATCGCCCACGTCGTCGCCATGCTGGTGACGCAGGCTCCGCAAGCTTTCGCCAGCGAAGTGCACATTCGGCCGACTCACAAGCCCTGA
- a CDS encoding helix-turn-helix domain-containing protein, whose amino-acid sequence MKDQLEALVSQMYHSGIFYSEAVREFKKRFILTVLIENQGNQCRAARQLGMHRNTLARTIQELKLDIRALRNGVRRPPRSARPAPMERKAAR is encoded by the coding sequence GTGAAAGACCAACTCGAAGCTCTGGTTTCGCAGATGTATCACAGCGGGATCTTCTATTCGGAAGCGGTACGTGAATTCAAGAAGCGCTTTATTCTTACCGTGCTGATCGAGAACCAGGGGAACCAATGCCGCGCCGCGCGGCAGTTGGGCATGCACCGCAATACGCTGGCACGCACCATCCAGGAGCTTAAGCTGGACATTCGCGCCTTGCGTAACGGAGTGCGCCGCCCTCCGCGTAGCGCCCGCCCCGCGCCCATGGAGCGCAAAGCAGCCCGCTGA
- a CDS encoding CvpA family protein, protein MSSLDWLILMVVLASVLMAAGQGLFVELFSLGGAVVGYWLAAWQHARVAAWFAPYVKSDAVADATGFLTVFVLVMVLAGMLGRFVSGVVKESGLRWFDRLLGAVFGLVRGIVVATVVVMVLAAFVPESRVLAGSAFGPYVLMTGRMMARVAPREIRERFLKVVPGGRAPEETRGKESNRK, encoded by the coding sequence GTGTCCAGTCTGGACTGGCTGATCCTGATGGTAGTGCTGGCCTCGGTATTGATGGCCGCGGGACAAGGCTTGTTCGTCGAGCTTTTTTCTCTTGGCGGGGCGGTGGTCGGGTATTGGCTGGCGGCGTGGCAGCATGCACGGGTGGCAGCATGGTTCGCGCCCTACGTGAAGAGTGATGCCGTCGCTGACGCCACGGGATTTTTGACTGTATTCGTGCTGGTGATGGTCCTGGCCGGAATGCTGGGGCGATTTGTGAGCGGGGTAGTGAAGGAATCCGGCCTGCGTTGGTTCGACCGGCTGCTGGGCGCCGTTTTCGGTCTGGTACGCGGCATTGTCGTGGCCACGGTGGTGGTCATGGTATTGGCGGCGTTTGTGCCCGAATCCCGCGTGCTGGCAGGATCGGCCTTCGGGCCTTACGTGCTCATGACCGGGCGCATGATGGCACGGGTGGCGCCACGGGAAATCCGCGAGCGATTTCTCAAGGTCGTCCCCGGCGGACGAGCCCCGGAGGAAACGCGCGGGAAAGAATCGAACAGGAAGTGA
- a CDS encoding phosphoribosylaminoimidazolesuccinocarboxamide synthase: protein MSTDFPGLPLHASGKVRDLYRLNGTLLFVATDRISAFDYVLATGIPHKGRVLTQLSLFWFEFLEEIVPSHLITARVEDYPAAVQPWSDQLRGRSMLVRKADMVPIECVARGYLSGSGWKEYRQTGSVCGIKLRAGLQESDKLPEPIFTPAIKATSGHDENIPFTEMVKRAGPELSETLRDLTLRIYSKAADYAAERGILIADTKFEFGRTPAGLVLADEVLTPDSSRFWPADKYRPGGPQESFDKQYVRDYLESIRWNKQPPAPALPVEVAHKTSAKYQEAYRRLTGRELEV, encoded by the coding sequence TTGAGCACCGACTTTCCTGGGCTACCGCTGCATGCCAGTGGTAAGGTGCGCGACTTGTACCGGCTGAACGGCACGTTGCTGTTCGTCGCCACGGACCGCATCTCCGCATTTGATTACGTTCTGGCCACGGGCATTCCGCACAAGGGCCGGGTCCTGACCCAGCTCTCTCTCTTCTGGTTTGAGTTCTTGGAGGAGATTGTTCCCAGCCACCTGATCACGGCCCGGGTGGAGGACTATCCGGCCGCGGTGCAGCCCTGGTCCGACCAGTTGCGTGGCCGCTCCATGCTGGTGCGCAAGGCGGACATGGTGCCCATCGAGTGCGTGGCGCGCGGCTACCTCTCCGGCTCCGGCTGGAAGGAATACCGGCAGACCGGCTCGGTCTGCGGCATCAAGCTGCGCGCGGGGCTGCAGGAATCCGACAAGCTTCCGGAGCCGATCTTCACGCCCGCCATCAAGGCCACCAGCGGGCACGACGAGAACATTCCTTTTACCGAGATGGTCAAACGCGCAGGCCCCGAACTCAGCGAGACGCTTCGCGACTTGACCCTGCGCATTTACAGCAAGGCGGCTGACTATGCCGCCGAACGGGGCATTCTCATAGCCGACACCAAATTCGAGTTCGGCCGCACGCCCGCCGGGCTGGTGTTGGCGGATGAAGTGCTCACCCCGGATTCCTCGCGCTTCTGGCCCGCGGACAAGTATCGCCCGGGTGGTCCGCAGGAGTCCTTCGACAAGCAGTACGTTCGGGACTATTTGGAGTCCATCCGCTGGAATAAGCAGCCACCGGCGCCGGCTCTGCCGGTCGAGGTGGCGCACAAGACCAGCGCGAAGTATCAGGAGGCCTATCGCAGACTGACCGGCCGCGAGCTGGAGGTGTAG
- a CDS encoding YtxH domain-containing protein has protein sequence MAQDNGGNSFMWFVAGLGLGALLGVLYAPRSGEETRESLRLKAEEGRDYLATRGRQARQQAEQWADRGREAVSRQKEQLSAAVEAGKQAYRESVTEGASKKSS, from the coding sequence ATGGCGCAGGACAATGGTGGCAACAGCTTCATGTGGTTCGTTGCAGGACTCGGATTGGGCGCCCTGCTGGGCGTTCTGTATGCTCCGCGCTCCGGGGAGGAAACCCGCGAGTCGCTCCGTCTGAAGGCGGAGGAAGGGCGCGATTACCTGGCCACCCGCGGGCGGCAGGCGCGCCAGCAGGCTGAGCAGTGGGCCGATCGTGGGCGTGAAGCCGTCTCGCGGCAGAAGGAGCAGTTGAGCGCCGCGGTGGAGGCCGGCAAGCAGGCCTATCGTGAGAGCGTAACGGAAGGTGCGAGCAAGAAGTCGTCGTAG
- a CDS encoding cysteine desulfurase family protein → HHAVLNAAKQLEQRGCEVSFAPVDGRGLVDPEDVRRALRPNTKLISIMTANNETGAVQPVEEIGRVAAEADVYFHTDAVQAAGKVPIDVERIGCDLLTISGHKMHAPQGTGALYVRRGTLLRPLFYGGNHERGRRAGTENVPGIVALGRAAELGRDGLSNGEIARLQGLRDRLETAVLEEFEGVGVNGAGAPRVPTTTNVFFDWIEGEALVIALDLKGLAVSTGAACSSGAVEPSHVLTAMGVSPERARASMRFSLGKQNTAEDVDFALSVLPEALARLRDLSPVYQKRRATVGT, encoded by the coding sequence AGCACCACGCCGTTCTCAATGCAGCCAAGCAACTGGAGCAGCGCGGCTGCGAAGTCAGCTTCGCTCCCGTGGATGGCCGCGGGCTGGTGGACCCCGAAGACGTGCGGAGGGCCCTCCGGCCGAATACCAAGCTCATCTCCATCATGACGGCCAACAACGAAACCGGTGCCGTACAACCGGTGGAGGAGATTGGCCGTGTCGCCGCCGAAGCCGATGTCTACTTCCATACCGATGCTGTCCAGGCAGCCGGCAAAGTACCCATCGATGTGGAGCGCATCGGCTGTGACTTGCTCACCATTTCCGGCCACAAGATGCATGCCCCGCAGGGAACCGGAGCGCTCTACGTGCGCCGTGGGACGCTGCTGCGCCCGCTGTTTTACGGAGGCAATCACGAGCGCGGACGCCGCGCCGGCACCGAGAATGTCCCCGGCATCGTCGCCTTGGGCCGGGCTGCGGAGCTGGGGCGCGACGGCCTAAGCAACGGCGAGATCGCGCGCCTCCAGGGTCTTCGTGACCGCCTGGAGACTGCGGTCCTCGAGGAGTTCGAGGGCGTGGGTGTCAATGGCGCTGGTGCGCCGCGTGTCCCCACTACGACCAACGTCTTCTTCGATTGGATCGAGGGCGAGGCCCTGGTGATTGCGTTGGACCTCAAGGGCCTGGCCGTTTCCACCGGAGCGGCGTGTTCCTCGGGCGCCGTCGAGCCCTCCCACGTCCTCACGGCCATGGGGGTTTCGCCCGAGCGGGCGCGTGCCAGCATGCGCTTCAGCCTGGGGAAACAGAACACCGCCGAAGACGTGGACTTCGCACTGTCTGTCCTGCCGGAAGCGCTGGCGCGGCTGCGTGATCTCTCGCCCGTCTACCAGAAGCGCCGGGCGACCGTCGGCACCTAG
- the mnmA gene encoding tRNA 2-thiouridine(34) synthase MnmA, whose product MAASTIAVAMSGGVDSSTVAALLRDEGHSVVGLTMQLWDQRRLSGHPGMPEAVHGRCCSIEDVHDARRVAEDLGIPHYVVNQQARFERDVVRPFVHEYLAGRTPIPCSLCNNHLKFDQLLITARQIGADSLATGHYARIEFDSASGRWLLRRGVDETRDQSYFLFGLTQEQLSRTRFPLGGLRKTEVRELARCHGLAAANKPDSQEICFVPGGDYKLFLEAYLQEQGQSLPDSAGELVTPDGTVLGHHAGVHHFTVGQRKGLGVATGSPLYVLSVDGQTHRVTVGNETELYSQTLRGRGVNWIALAEPTRRLRAAVKVRHRHEPAPAWIEPSGEGGVQVAFDEPQRAVTPGQAAVFYDGDVVLGGGWIA is encoded by the coding sequence ATGGCTGCCTCCACCATCGCCGTCGCCATGTCGGGCGGGGTTGATTCCTCGACGGTCGCGGCCCTGCTGCGCGACGAGGGGCATTCCGTCGTCGGGCTCACCATGCAGCTCTGGGACCAGCGCCGTCTGTCAGGACATCCAGGAATGCCCGAAGCTGTGCACGGCCGCTGCTGTTCCATCGAGGATGTGCATGACGCGCGGCGGGTTGCCGAGGACCTGGGTATCCCGCATTACGTCGTCAACCAGCAGGCCCGCTTCGAGCGTGACGTCGTCCGACCCTTCGTGCACGAGTACCTGGCCGGCCGCACACCCATCCCTTGCAGCCTGTGCAACAACCATCTGAAGTTCGATCAGTTGCTCATTACGGCCCGGCAGATCGGGGCCGACTCGCTGGCCACCGGCCACTACGCGCGGATCGAGTTCGATTCCGCCAGCGGGCGCTGGCTGCTGCGCCGCGGAGTGGACGAGACCCGCGACCAGAGTTACTTCCTCTTCGGCCTGACCCAGGAACAGTTGAGCCGCACCCGGTTCCCGCTGGGCGGTTTGCGCAAGACCGAAGTTCGTGAACTGGCGCGATGTCACGGCCTGGCTGCCGCCAACAAGCCCGATTCGCAGGAGATCTGCTTCGTTCCCGGCGGCGACTACAAGCTGTTCCTCGAAGCCTACCTTCAGGAGCAGGGCCAGTCGCTGCCTGACTCCGCGGGCGAGCTGGTGACGCCAGACGGCACCGTGCTCGGACATCACGCCGGTGTCCACCACTTCACGGTGGGACAGCGCAAGGGCCTAGGCGTGGCCACCGGGTCGCCTCTCTATGTGCTTTCCGTGGATGGCCAGACGCACCGCGTGACCGTAGGCAACGAAACCGAGCTCTACTCTCAAACACTGCGAGGGCGTGGTGTGAACTGGATTGCGCTGGCTGAGCCCACCCGCCGGCTGCGCGCCGCGGTGAAGGTCCGCCACCGCCACGAGCCGGCTCCCGCGTGGATCGAGCCTTCCGGGGAAGGCGGCGTACAGGTCGCTTTCGATGAGCCCCAGCGCGCCGTTACTCCCGGCCAGGCCGCGGTATTCTACGACGGCGATGTCGTGCTGGGCGGCGGCTGGATCGCCTGA